The window GCAGGAGCGAGGAAAAGCCGCGGAACAGGGTTCCCAGGACGATCCCGACGAGCAACAGCAGGTGCAGCGATCGCGTGGCTCCGGTGAACATCCAGCGGTACAGGAAGGCACTGAACCCCACCATCAGCAGGATCTCGAGCCCGAACTTCAGCGTTGACGGCGCTGTGGCCAGCGTCGCGGCACCCGCCACGAAAGCCAGCGCGGTCTGCACCAGGATGTACAGCGAGTCGAAGCCCATGATGGACGGCGTCAGGATCCGGTTGGCCGTCACGGTCTGGAACAGCAGCGTGGACACACCCACCGCCACGGCCACCAACAGCATCGCGGAGACTTTGATGGCCCGGCGCGGCAGGATGTAGGCGATATTTCCCTTGAGGTCGATCGTTAGGAAAACAGCAACAAGCACGACGGCGACAATCGCCAGGATGCCGATCACCAGTCCTGGTGGGGTGCTGCGGAGAGCGTCGCGCCACCGGCCTGCCGTGGACCAACGGGTACGGGCGGAAACGGGGGCGGCGGACGTTGAGGGAGTTGGCGTCACAGGAGTTTCAGGCATTGCGTTTCCTCAAGAGCAGGAAGAGGAACAGGACGGCGCCCACCACCGACATGACCATGCCGACGGGCACTTCGTAGGGGAACCGGATGGTCCGGCCAATGATGTCGCAAACCAGCACGAACGCCGCCCCGAAAAGCGCGGTCCACGGCACAGCCCGGCGGAGGTTGTCGCCGAATAGCAGGGACACGATGTTGGGAACCACCAGGCCAAGGAACGGCACGGCACCCACGGTGGTAACAACAACGGCTGAGATCAGAGAGACGATCATCAGGCCAAGCCGCATGGTGCGTGCATAGTTGAGGCCCAGATTGGTGGTGAAGTCCTGTCCCATGCCGGCCACGGTGAAGCGGTCGGCGGCAAAGAGGCCCACCAGGACCAGGACGGCCACGATCCACAGGAGCTCGTACCGGCCGCGCAGCACTCCGGAGAAGTCGCCGATCATCCAGTTACTGAGCGTCTGGAGGAGATCGAAGCGGTAGGCAAAGAACGTGGTGACGGCAGCAATCACGCCGCCCAGCATGATGCCCACCAGTGGGATGAGCAGGGTGTTGCGGGCAGGGAGGCGGCGCAGGATCGCCAAGAAGAGCGCGGTTCCCAACACGGCAAACACAGAAGCCACCAGCATCTTGGTGAGAATCGGAGAATCCGGGGCCAGCACTGTGACTACCAGGATGCCGAGCGTCGCTGATTCCACTGTTCCCACGGTGGATGGCTCCACGAACCGGTTGCGGGCCATGAGTTGCATGATCAAACCGGCAACGGCGACGGCCATCCCGGCCAGAACCACAGCCAAGGTGCGCGGCACCCGCGAAACCCAGAAGATTTCCCAGGTCCCGGCGTCGTTCGCCAACAAAGCGGGCAGCGAAACATCGCTGACGCCTACGAAAATGCTGCCCACGGCGATCACCAGCACAACGGCAGCAGCCGCAACCAGACGGGCGGTTTCGCCAGTCCGGTTGCGGCTTGCTGCGGCCGTGGGGCGCACGGCTGTAGTTGTCACGTCAGGATTTCAGGTGATGCGGGCTGTCAGGCGACGGAGTCGGCCACAGCGGTGACCATGGCCTGGACGTTGTTCAGTCCGTAGCCCACGATGTACCAGCCGGCAGGATCGAGGTTGACGATCTTGCTGTTCTTGGCGGCGTTGGTGGACTTCACGAGCTCGTTGTCCAGGATCGGGTTGGCCGTGGAGCCGGCGGTGCCGATTGCGGTGTCGCGGTTGATGACGTAGAGGATGTCCGGGTTGGTTTCCTTGATGTATTCGAAAGAAACGGCCTCGCCGTGGGAACCCTCAGACTTTACGTCGGCAGCCGTCGGGACGCCCAGGACGTCGTGGATGATGCCAAAGCGGGAGCCCGCACCGTAAGCAGTGACTTCGCCGCCGGAGGTGAGGACGATCAGGCCCTTGCCGGCGGTTGCTGCCTTAGCCTTGGTGTCGGCCACAGTCTTGTCCACCTCTGCGAGCTTGGAGGCGACTTCGTCTTCCTTCTTGAAGATCTTGCCGAGCTTCTCCGTCTGGGCCTTGAAGCTTTCCATGGGCTTGGCAGCGTCCACGGAGAGATCGATGGTCGGAGCGATCTTGCTCAGCTCTTCATAGGCCCCCGAGGTGCGGCCGGAAATGATGATGAGGTCCGGAGCTGCGGAGCTGACAGCTTCGAAGTCGGGTTCCTTGAGTGAGCCAACCTTGGCGTACTTGGCTTCGGAGAACTTCTTCAGCGCCTCCGGGTAGCTGGCTTCGGGAACACCGGTGGGCTCGACGCCGAGCGCGTTCATGGTGTCCAGGACGCCGAGGTCGAACGTGACAACCTTGGCCGGGTTGACGGGAACGTTGGAGGTGGAGCCCTGTGCGTGCTCGATGGTGATGGTGCCTGCCTCTTCCGGCTGCGAGGACGCAGTTGCGCCGCCTCCACACGCCGTAACGGTCAGCAAGGCAACGCCTGCAGCCAGTGCCCCAATGTAGCTAGACAGCCTCTTTTTCACGCCGGTACTCCACTCACTAATAAGTCATAGATGTGTTGCCTAATTGCCTTTGACTCTATTAGTAAGGTGAGGCTAACTTCAAAACCAAAAGGCTCTCCAGCGGATGAAAGTGAGCTAACTCACTGGTTTTTCTCCCGCTGGAGAGCCTTTATGACGATCGGTGGTGGAACTTATGCCTCGGCCTGCCGGTCCTCCACAAGTTTCTGCAGAGCGGGAAACAGCGGGTGCGCCGGCGTCAGTTCCGTAATGCGTTCGACGGCGGCGGCCGCGTCCATTTCCGACACCATCCTTGCGAGCTCCACGGCTTCGTCGTCGGCACCGTCGTCGAAGCGAAGGGCCGCCGACATCGCTTCAAGGAGGGCCACGGGAGTGACCCCGCGCTCAGAAAGCTCAGCCGCGGGACCAACGAAGCGCTCGTGCCGGCCGAGTTTCCGCAAGGGCGCGCGGCCCACGCGGTTTACGGTGTCCGGCAGGTGCGGGTTCGTGAAGCGTTGCAGGATCTTCTGCACGTACGCTTCCTGCTCGGCCTCCGCGAATCCGTGCTTGGCCACCAGCAGTTCCTTGGTTTCCTCCAGCACGGCCCGGACCTTCGCCGCCACGGACGGATCGGCCATGGCATCGGAGATCTTCTCCAGGCCAGCCTGATACCCAAAGTACGCCGCCGAAGCGTGGCCAGTGTTCACCGTAAACAGCTTGCGCTCGATGTACGGGCCCAGCTCATCCACGAAGGTAGCGCCGGGGATGTTCGGCGCATTCTCGCCAAAAGGCGTCCGATCAATAACCCACTCGAAGAACGTCTCCACCGTGACGTCCAAGCCTTGGCCCGACGCCTGATTGGGGACAATGCGGTCCACCGCGGTGTTGGCAAAAACAGCGACGGCGTCCAGGTCGCCGGCGGAGTCGTCCCAGGCAGCCCGGATTTCCGTGCGCAGGATGTCCGTGGCGTTGATGGCGTTCTCGCAGGCCATCACCTGGAGGGGCGGCAAGTCCGTGGGACGAGCCGCCAACCCGCGTGCGATCACCGGGGCCACGAACTTCAGGATGTGCGGCCCAACAGCCGTGGTGACCACATCCGCCGTCGAAATTTCCTCAACAACAGCAGCTTCCTGCGACGCCGAGTTGAAGGCACGGAAACCGGTGACGGTCTTGACCGCAGGGTTCTCGCCTACCTCGTGAACGTCGTAACTGCTTGCCGAGGCGAGCTGACTGATCAGTGCGTCCGCTACATCCGCGAACACCACCTCATAGCCGGCCTCGTGGAGCAGCAGCCCCACGAAGCCACGCCCGATGTTGCCTGCCCCAAAATGGACTGCCTTCACTATGAATTGACCTTTCCGAACAGCTCCAACACTTCATCAACCGTGGATGCTTCCTCCAACTGGGCAACCTGCGCCTTGTTGGTGAAGATCTTCGCGATCGAGGACAGGATGTGGAGGTGTTCGTTATTGATGCCGGCCACGCCCACCACAAACTTCACTTGCTTGCCGCCCCAGTCGATGCCTTCGGGGTAACGGATGATGGACACTGCCGAGTGGTTGATGTGTTCCTTGGCGTCGTTGGTGCCGTGCGGGATTGCCAGGAAGCTGCCCATGTAGGTGGACACGGATTCCTCACGCTCGTGCATGGCATGGACGTAGCTGACGTCAACGGCCCCGCGGTCCAGCAGGAGCTTGCCGGCTTCGTCGATCGCTGCGTCACGGTCGCGTGACGTGCCGTTCAGGATCACGCTTTCGCGGAGCAGGACACCTTTACCTTCAACGGGTTGACCGTCGACGGCGGCAGCCGGTTCAGCGGCATGCGCACCGTGGGCGTGGGCTGCTGTTGTGGCAGCTGCGGCGGGCTGAGCGTCGTCGGCGGGGGCCGCCGTCGTACCAGCCTCTGAAACCGCGCCTTCAGTGTTGCTGCTCCGGACCAACTCGACGATTTCCTCGTACCGCGGACTGTTCATGAAGTTGTCCACCGAGTAGTGAACGGCGCTGGCCGTCCTCGGCTGGGCACGTTCGGTAAGGTCCTGGTGCGTGACCACAACGTCGTAGCTGTCACTGAGGTTGGCGATGGCCGAGTTGGTGACCTTGACGTCAGGGAAGCCGGCCGCCTTGATCTTGTTGCGCAGAACAGAGGCACCCATGGCGCTGGAACCCATGCCGGCGTCGCAAGCGAACACGATGTTCTGGACCGGGCGGGTCAGGACAGTGCCAGGTGCGGCGCTGCTAGTGCCTGCCTGTTCGCCGGTCAGGGCAGAGGAGACGGAGCTCTTCTTGCCCTTCATGGCTTCCATGCGGGACGTGGCTGCCGAGAGGTCGTCGTCGCCCTTGCCCTTAGAGGTACGGAGGATGACCGCAGCGATGAGGAAAGACACAGCCGTGGCCAGAATGACCGCAAGAATCACGCCAACGTAGCTGTCGCGTGATGTCTGCGCCAGCACGGCGATAATCGAACCCGGCGCCGCCGGAGCAACCAACCCGGAATTGGTGATGGCCATGGTGGCGATGCCTGCCATGCCGCCGCCGATCGCAGCGAGGATGAGGATGGGCTTCATCAGGACGTACGGGAAGTAGATCTCGTGGATGCCGCCGAGGAAGTGGATGATCGCCGCGCCCGGCGCTGAAGCCTTGGCGGCACCACGGCCGAAGAACATGTACGCCAGGAGGATGCCCAAGCCGGGGCCAGGGTTGGCTTCGAGCAGGAACAGGATGGACTTGCCTTGTTCCAGCGACTGCTGAATACCCAGCGGGGTGAGCACGCCGTGGTTGATGGCGTTGTTGAGGAAGAGGACCTTGGCAGGCTCAATGAAAATACTGGTCAGCGGCAACAGGCCGTTGTTGACCAGGAACTCCACAACTTCCCCGGCGCGGTCCGTGAACCACCCAACCAGGTAGGAAAGACCGTAGAAACCGCCCAACGCCAACACTGCGCCCCAAATACCGGCAGAGAAGTTGTTGACCAGCATCTCAAAGCCCGGACGAATCTTGCCGTCCCAGAGGCGGTCGATCTGCTTCATGGTCCAGGCACCCAGCGGGCCCATGATCATGGCGCCGATAAACATGGGAGAGTCTGTACCCGCAATCACGCCCATGGTGGCAATAGCGCCCACAACGCCGCCCCTGACGTCATAAACCATCCGGCCGCCCGTGTAGGCAATCAGGATCGGAAGGAGGTACGTGACCATGGGGCCAACGATGCCCACATTTGGCTTGCCCTCGGCGTCGGTACCAAAACCGCCCAGTTCAGCGACTGGAATCCAGCCCTTTTCAATGAACAGGGCAGTGATGAGGCCCCAGGCGATGAAGGCGCCAATGTTGGGCATGATCATGCCGGACAGGAATGTTCCGAACTTTTGGACACCAACGCGGGCGCTGGTGCGGGGCTTCGCAACTGTCTCTGTTGCCATGTGAATTCCTAACGTGTGTCCCGCTGCGGCGCGGGGTCAGTCGATATAGATCGAGAGAGAACAGCCTTAGGAGCTGCTGGAAATGCGGTGAAGCCACTCAAGGAACAGCTTCAATTCAGAGCTGGAAAGTTGGTCCGAATGTGAGGCCTGCAGTGCCGCATTCAGGGCGATTGCCGCAACAACTACAGACGACTTACCGGAGTCGTCCGCTGCGGCGCCACGGGCGGTGTCCGTGGAGACAGCAAAAATCATGGAATCCCGGGTCATCGTTGAGAGCTCGAGGTTCCTTTCTTCCACCGGTTCTGCGATCAGCATGAGCGTGACACCCACGTTGGCCGCCAGAATGCTGCGTGCCGCTTCGCGGGGCGGCACATTGATCTGACCGGAGATAGCGGCCTTGTTCAGCATCTCTTCCAGAAGCACTTCGGCATCGGCCACGATTGCCGGGCGGCTTTCCGGTCTGATGTTGCCGAACATCACCAGATACAGATGGGGTTGGCTCAGCCCGAACTGGACGTGGTTATCCCACATCCGCCGGACATCTTCCAAGGGCTCCCCGGACGGTGCAAAATCCCGCTCCCCTGCCACGTACTCTTCAAATCCGGCTGATACGACGGCGTCGAACAGACCTTCTTTGTCGCCAAAGTGGTGGTAGAGCGTAGGCGCCGTGACCCCGGCAAGCTTGGTGATCTGGCGCGTTGAGACCGCTGACCCCTCCGAATTCGCCAGCAATTCGGCAGCTGCGCGAAGCAACCGAATTTTGGGCGGAAGCTGGTCATCGAAACTCATAACCGCTACCCTAGCACCTATAGCGTTGCTATATGAAGTGGCTCACAAAGGAATTTTGTAGGCTAGTTTTCGAGGCTCCCGGTGCCGTCGCCGGCGGGCCTGAACCAACAAGCAGGAACAGAGGATTCAGTGCAGAATTTCCAAGGAGTAGGGGTAAGCCCTGGCCGCATCATTGGTTCCGTCCGCCAGATGCCCAAGCCGGTGAGCGAGCCGCCGTCGGGAGAGCGTTTGGCTTCGGACGTGAGTCCGGAAGACGCCGTCGCAGGCTTGAAGGCGGCCGCGCAGTCGGTCCATGACGAACTCAAGGGACGCGCGGACAACGCTTCCGGCGACGGCAAAGCCGTCCTTGAAGCCACTGCGCTCATGGCCAAGGACACCATGCTCCTGAAGTCGGCGGCCAAGCTCATCAACGCCGGATCCTCAGCAGAGCGGGCCATCTGGGAAGCCGGCGCGTCCGTCTCCGAAATGCTGCACAACCTGGGCGGCTACATGGCCGAGCGCGCCACCGATGTCCTGGATGTCCGCGCCCGCATCGTGGCCGAACTCCGCGGCGTCCCTGCTCCCGGCATTCCTGCCTCGGACACGCCCTTCATCCTGGTGGCCGAGGACCTCGCACCAGCCGACACCGCAACACTGAATCCCGCGGTGGTCCAGGCACTGGTGACTTCCGGCGGCGGCCCGCAGTCGCACACAGCCATCATTGCCCGCTCGCTCGGCCTGCCCGCTGTTGTTGCCGCGCACGGCGTTGACTCCGTGGCCGACGGCTCCGAGGTCTACGTGGACGGCGCTGCTGGTTTCGTCGCCGTTTCCCCCTCCGAGGAGCAGCGCGCCGCAGCGACGGCGTGGGCGGAAACCTCCGCCACGCTCGCCGAATTCGACGGAAACGGCACGACGGCGGACGGCCACCTGGTGCCGCTCCTCGCCAACGTCGGCGGAGCCAAGGACGCCGTGGCAGCTGCAGCTTTGGGCGCCCAGGGCGTTGGCCTGTTCCGCACCGAGTTCTGCTTCCTGGAACGCGACACCGAGCCCTCCGTGGACGAGCAAGCCGCCGCGTACAAGGCAGTATTCGACGCCTTCCCCGGCAAGAAGGTCGTCCTGCGCACCCTTGACGCCGGCGCGGATAAGCCCCTGCCCTTCCTCACCGATGCCACCGAACCCAACCCTGCACTGGGTGTTCGCGGCTACCGCACCGACTTCACCACGCCCGGTGTGTTGGAGCGCCAGCTCGAAGCCATCGCGCGGGCAGCCTCGGAATCCGACGCCGACGTTTGGGTCATGGCACCCATGATCTCCACCGCCGCCGAAGCCGGCCGCTTCGCTTCCCTCTGCGCTGCCGCCGGAATCCAGACGCCGGGTGTGATGGTGGAAGTTCCCTCTGCTGCGTTGACCGCTGCCACCGTCCTGCGGGAAGTCGGGTTCGCCTCCCTGGGCACCAACGACCTCACCCAGTACGCCATGGCCGCCGACCGCCAGCTCGGGCCACTCGCCGAACTCAACACCCCGTGGCAGCCCGCCGTGCTCCGTCTCGTCCAGCTCACCGTTGAAGGCGCGGCGCAGGAAGGCTCCGGCCGCGAAGGCGATCCCAAGCCGGTGGGCGTCTGTGGTGAGGCAGCCGCGGACCCGGCCCTCGCCGTCGTACTCACCGGGCTGGGCGTCACTACACTGTCCATGACCGCGCGATCCTTGGCCGCCGTCGGGACAGTATTGAAGACCGTCACCCTTGAGCAGGCGCAGGAACTCGCACAGCTCGCTTTGTCTGCGCCGAGTGCCCTTGAGGCCCGCGACTGGGTCCGCGCCAAACTCCCCGTCCTCGAAGAACTCGGCCTCTAACTTTCGTTTCCGACCTCTAGGAGAAAACTATGCCCGAACGCACAGCCACCATCGCCAGCCGCTCCGGCCTGCACGCCCGCCCCGCCGCTTTGTTCGCCGAGGCAGCCGGCGAGCAGCCCGTGGAGGTCACTATCTGTATGCAAGGCGAACCTGCCGATGACGCGCTCGACGCCGCCAGCATTCTTTCGCTCATGACCCTCGGCGCCGCGAAGGGCGACGTCGTTGTGCTGCGGGCCGAGGGGGACGGTGCCGACGCTGCGCTGGACGCGCTGGTGAAGCTGCTGGAGACGGACCTGGACGCGGAGTAAACGCTCGGCACGGGTATCCCCGTCGCCGGATTCGATGGTTCCCTGCCAACAGTGCCGTGCGCACGGCATCATCGGCAGGGAACCCCCGAATCGGGTGACAGGGCTGCTCGGCTGGGAGTAGGTTCGGGCTATGAACGAGCGGGCCATCCCCATCCTTCCGTGCAAATACGTGGACGACGTTGTGCCGTTCTACGAGGCCTTGGGCTTCACAGTGACCTTCCGGCAGACCCGGCCCAACCCCTATGTGTGCTTCAACCGGGGTGGGATCGATCTTCACTTCTTCGGGTTGGAAGCCTTCGAGCCGGAAAACTCCCTGGGCACCGCTATCGTGCTGGTGGAGGATACGGGTGTGCTGTACCAGGAGTTCGCGGCCGGTCTCCGCGCAGCGTTTGGAAAGCTGCCTCTTGCCGGGATTCCGCGAATCACCAAGCCGCGCCGCAAGCAGGGAACCACTGCCGGGTTCACCGTGGTGGATCCGGGCGGGAACTGGCTCAGGATCAGTGCGCTGGGTGAAACGGAGGATGACGGATCTGCTTCCCACGGGGCCGGCCGGCTGGACCGAGTGCTGATGAACGCTGCGCGGCAAGGCGATGCCCACGGGGACGAAGTCCGGGCTATCTCGGTGATTGAGGCGGGGCTTTTGCGTCACGGGGATGCAACGGACGCTGAGAAACTCCCTCTGTTGGTCTACCTCGCCGAACTCCACCACCGCAGCGGGAATCCCGAGCTCGCTGGATCGGCGCTGGATACAGTCGCCGCCCTCATTCTGAATCCCGCTGAACGTGAGGCCTCGGCCGAGGAACTGGCCACCGCGGCCGAGCTCAGGGGTGCGTTGTAGCAGCCCCGTTGCCCGACGCGCTCCCCGTTTCGATGGTTCCCTGCCAACAATGCCGTGCGCACGGCACGATCGGCAGGGAACCCCCGAATCGGGTGAGGCACGTCATGCGCGGCCGCGGCCCGCGGGGCAGGCCAGACACGGGCGAGCCTCAGGCTAGGCTTCTGCCATGGCATTGATAGCTCCCCGCGCAACAGCCGGCCTGCCCGCCGACGAGGCCCGGAATCTGGCTCGCTCCCTCCAGGACAGCAACGACATCACCGTGTTCGTGGACGGCACGGTCCACCGCCTGCCGAACGAGGCGAGGGACGCCGTCGTCGATCTCCTGGCCAGACTGAGCCGTGGCGAAACGGTGACAGTCAGCAGCGTGGAGGAAATGCTCACCACCTCACAGGCCGCGGAGCTTGCGGGCATTTCCCACACCTATCTGCGCAACATGACCGATCGCGGCGAAATCCCGGTGGAGTACCGCGGAACGCATCGAAGGATCAGGCAGGCTGCCATCATGGCCTGGCTGCAAACGCAGAAAAAGAAGCAGGCCGCGGAAGCTGACAACGCCTCGGAGGAGAACAAAGCGACACCTTAGCCCAACCCCTCATCCCGGCATGCTGTTGAATAGCGGTATGCCTTCACGTTCTCCGTCGATTGTCTGGCCCGTGGTGCACCACGAACGCCGTGCCCTGTTGCAGGATCTGGAGCCGCTGCCGGCCGCGCAATGGCACACGCCGTCGCTGTGTGCCGGGTGGGATATTCATGACGTCCTGGCCCATGTGATCGATAGCGCAAAGACCACGCGGCTGAACTTCATTCGCCGGATGATTGCCTCCCGAATGGACTTTGACGGGGATAACGCCGTTGGGGTCGGGCTCGAAAAAACCGCAGACCCCGCGCAGACGTTGAACGGGCTGCGCGCCGTGCTTTCGCGGACCTCCGGTCCGCCCGCGAGCTTGGCCACCCGCCTCGTTGAGGCGTTCGTTCACGGCGAGGACATCAGGCGCCCGCTGGGCATCCGCCGCGACTATCCCGCCGAGCATGTAGCCACCGCACTCAGCTACCAGGTCAGGACCACCACCAAAATGGGTGGTGGCAAGGAGATCGCGGAGGGCTGGCGTTTGGTGGCCACTGATACCCCCTTCCAGCACGGCACTGGCCCGGCAGTTGAGGGGACCGCCATCTCCCTGCTGCTGGCGGTTTCCGGGCGACCCATCGACCATGACGAACTGAGCGGACCCGGGGCTCCGGTGTTCCGGCAACGTTTGGATAACCCATGAACTCGCCCGGCAAGAGCAAAGGTATGCGCTCCGCCGACGTCCACGTTGCGGGACTGACCGGACGGATCCTCTGGGCAGAGGGCACGCCCCCGCCTGAACCGGGCGCAGAGCCGCGGAACGAGCCCGCGTATATCTTGATTCATGGGATTGGCGTATCCCACCGCTACTTGGAGCGGCTGCATGCGGTCCTCGCCGCGAGCGCGCCGGTGTATTCGCTGGACCTGCCTGGTTTCGCCGGGACGCCCAAGCCCGGCCATCAGCTATCTGTGGAGGATTACGGCGCCTTCATTGCCGAAGCCCTCACGTCCTGTGGCATCGATTCCTATGTGTTGGTGGGTCATTCCATGGGAGCGCAGTTCGCCATTGAGGCGGCCTTGCATGCTCCGGAGCAGGTCAGGCAGCTGGTCTTGATGGGGCCGGTGGTGGACTCCCGGCACAAGAACGTTGGCCGGCAGTCCTTGGCGCTGTTCCTGGACGGGCTGCTCCGTGAGAGCCCGTCATCCAACTGGATCGTTACCTCGGACTACTTTCGCTGTGGGCCGCGCTGGTACCTCGCCGAGCTTCGCGCCATGATGGCTTACCGAACCGAAGAGCGGCTGGCGGGCATCGGCGTGCCGGTGCTGATTCTGCGCGGTAGCCGCGACCAGGTGGCGGGCCCGGATTGGTCCTTGCGGTTGTCCAGGACAGTGGCGCAGGGGCGTTTGGTGGAAATTCCTGGCGTCGGGCACGTGGCGCAACACATGCGACCCAA is drawn from Arthrobacter sp. 31Y and contains these coding sequences:
- a CDS encoding alpha/beta fold hydrolase — translated: MNSPGKSKGMRSADVHVAGLTGRILWAEGTPPPEPGAEPRNEPAYILIHGIGVSHRYLERLHAVLAASAPVYSLDLPGFAGTPKPGHQLSVEDYGAFIAEALTSCGIDSYVLVGHSMGAQFAIEAALHAPEQVRQLVLMGPVVDSRHKNVGRQSLALFLDGLLRESPSSNWIVTSDYFRCGPRWYLAELRAMMAYRTEERLAGIGVPVLILRGSRDQVAGPDWSLRLSRTVAQGRLVEIPGVGHVAQHMRPKAVADAIRSFVNATTPHR